The segment AAATTCATTATCAATTTTTTGTGCCACTTTATTAATAATTTTGCTAATATTACCAACAGATTCAATTTGATTTTCATCAATATTAGCAGCATATTTAGCGAAAGTAGATTCACTATATACTTTAGTAGTATTAATAATATCATAAACTTTAACATCTTTTTGATATGAACCAGCACTACCAACACGAATAATACAGTCAACATCATAAAATTTAAATAACTCATATGAATATATACCAATTGAAGGCATACCCATACCACTAGCAGCAATAGTAATATTATATCCTTTATATTTTCCAGTAAACATTAGCATATTACGAACATTATTTACTTGTTTTCAATCTTGTAAAAAATTAGAAGCAATGAATTGAGCACGTAATGGATCGCCTGGCATAATTACTACTTTTGCAATTTGATCACGAGCAGCTTTAATATGAGCTGTTGGAATTTTTTCTTTATTTTCCATATATTCTCCTTTTTTTAAATAATAATAGTTATTATAATATATTGTTAATTTAGTAACAA is part of the Spiroplasma endosymbiont of Lasioglossum villosulum genome and harbors:
- a CDS encoding purine-nucleoside phosphorylase, encoding MENKEKIPTAHIKAARDQIAKVVIMPGDPLRAQFIASNFLQDWKQVNNVRNMLMFTGKYKGYNITIAASGMGMPSIGIYSYELFKFYDVDCIIRVGSAGSYQKDVKVYDIINTTKVYSESTFAKYAANIDENQIESVGNISKIINKVAQKIDNEFDQQKNENSSYIVSEKINLRSGLIHSSDVFYRINDNDYKTNPLISKCLAVEMESFALFANAKHLEKNAACLLTISDSFITGESISATLRETSFKKMMILALESAVAYYKEEDIDDNLSNRN